A genomic region of Ignavibacteria bacterium contains the following coding sequences:
- a CDS encoding ABC transporter permease, with protein sequence MFSLISIELYKIFKKWRTYIGFAAFGVFIPIMIYGISISGNFYLRNLSRSLGDDFLIVGNLLNGWFVAFLVFQLIIVHVPFFITLVAGDLFAGEGTAGTYRMLLTRPVSREMIVISKFIAGFIYAFVFILFFAFMSLIPSLVSLGSGDLLILIDKFIVISEHDILWRFVLAYLSAFISMCLVVSLGALFSSFVNNAIGPIVGTMAVIVIFLIINQLPFEIFEKISPYLFTKYMTVWLDFFEYPVDWKKILESISVLIGHIILFFAITLFTFRKKDILT encoded by the coding sequence ATTTTTTCTCTGATTTCAATTGAGCTTTATAAAATTTTCAAGAAGTGGAGAACTTATATAGGTTTTGCTGCTTTTGGTGTATTTATTCCAATTATGATTTATGGAATAAGCATCAGCGGAAACTTTTATTTAAGAAATTTGAGTCGTTCACTTGGCGATGACTTTTTAATAGTTGGAAATTTGCTTAATGGTTGGTTTGTCGCTTTCTTGGTTTTTCAATTAATAATTGTTCATGTTCCTTTTTTTATTACTCTTGTTGCTGGTGATCTTTTTGCTGGTGAAGGGACTGCAGGAACTTATCGAATGCTTTTGACCAGACCTGTAAGCAGAGAAATGATTGTAATTTCAAAATTTATTGCTGGATTTATTTATGCATTTGTGTTCATTTTATTTTTTGCATTTATGTCTCTAATTCCTTCTCTTGTTTCACTTGGATCTGGTGACTTATTAATTCTAATTGATAAATTTATCGTTATTTCAGAGCACGACATTTTATGGAGGTTTGTTTTAGCTTATCTTTCTGCTTTTATTTCAATGTGTCTTGTTGTTAGTCTTGGTGCATTATTTTCATCTTTTGTTAATAATGCAATTGGTCCTATCGTTGGAACAATGGCTGTAATTGTAATTTTCCTGATAATTAATCAACTCCCATTTGAAATCTTCGAAAAGATTTCGCCTTATTTGTTTACAAAGTATATGACTGTTTGGTTAGATTTTTTTGAGTATCCAGTTGATTGGAAAAAGATTTTAGAATCGATTTCGGTTTTAATTGGACATATTATTTTATTCTTTGCAATTACACTTTTTACATTTCGTAAAAAAGATATTCTAACATAG